CACGGGCCTACGAACGGCCAAAACACGGGTTTTCACACGATGCACACTGTCACGAAGTTCCTCGTACTCCTGGCCGCGGTTGCGGGCATCGCGCTTTCCTCGCTGACCATCGCCTTTGCGGTGAATAACCGCGGGGTGCTGGCCGACTACGACCGCCTGCAAGCCGCCAACGAGGCGTTGCAGGCACGTGAGCAGGAAGCGGCCGCCAGCGCTCAGGCTGAGGCCGATCGCTTGCGTCGCGAGCAGGACGCCCTTCGTCAGCAGATCAGTGCGAGCGAGAGCGAGTTGCTCCGCCTCCGCGGTGAGGTCGGTGAACTGCGTCGCGATAAGCTGACGGCCAACCAGCAGGTGACCACCCTGCAGAACCAGATCTCGCAGCTGAACGAGACCACCCGCATGCTCACCGAGCTGAGCGATCGCTTCGCCGAAGAGGTCAATGAGCTCCGCGGCACCGAGCTTGCCCTGCGTCAGAACGAGATCGACCTGCTGGACCGCATCGCCGACCTGCAGAGCAACAACGAGTCGCTGACGGCCACCGTTCGCGGCCTGCGTGAGCAGATTGCCCGCATGGAGAACGACGAGGGCGGCCAGGGCGAGGCTCTCGCTGGCGCCGACGTAACTACGTTCGTTACCGGCCAGATCATGGAAACCGAGCGTGACGCCTCGGGCGCCACGCTGGCCCGCGTTGACCTGGGCTCGCAAGACGGCCTGGCCCGTGGCAAGCGTCTCTTCATCATCCGCAACGAGGGCGGCAACCGTCGCCTGGTGGGTCACTTCAACGTCCAGTCGGCCGACCTCCAGTTCGCCGAGGGCGTGGTGGACACGCTGGGCCTGGGCCTGACCCCGCGTCGCGGCGACATCGTCGTGTCGGACATCCGCCGCTAACGAAACCTGCAGGGAGCACACGCATGAGTCAGTACGGAATGCAGATGCCCGGCGGGCGTTCGTCTCGCGGTCCCAGCCTTGGCGTCATCGACGCGCTACTGCTGCTTGCGGTCGTGGCGATGGGCTTTGCCATCTTCTTTATGTGGACCGCCGCAGCCGCTGTGAGCCCCGATGGCAAGCCCTGGCAAACCCACGGCGACGGCCCCATCGTCTTGCCGGAATAACCGGTAGAATTGGCCGGTGTGGGCGTTCGGGCAAGGCCTCGGTCTTGACCGCCGAAGCCTAACGGCTATTCTTGTCTCGCTCGTGAGAGCAGCGGGAAACCGCGACAATCTGGGGCGGTAGCTCAATTGGTTAGAGTACCGGACTGTCGATCCGGTGGTTGCGGGTTCGAGTCCCGTCCGCCTCGCTTGATAAGCCCTGCGTTTGCAGGGCTTTATCATTTGGTGCGTCCGGCGTCTCCGGCTCGGAACCGGAAAGTGCGTCTAAAGTGCGTCTTGACTGACCGTCCGACAGGAAGCCACTGAGCGTCTCCCGCGCGACATCGGCGTCGCGCGTCTCGGCCGCGAGGTAGAAGGCCTGCGTCGTGTCGATCTTTGAGTGGCCCATGTACTCCTTGAGCACGTGAATGGGAACCACCCTCGCCATGAACGTGCCATACGTGCGTCGCAGATCGTGGAGCGAGCCGGTCGGCCACTTGACGTCCTTCACCTCGACGCCTCGTCGGTCGGCCAGCAGCTTCCGGGCCTCACGTTGGAGGGTCCGGAACCGCTTGGCGAGGTTGTTCATCAGTTCGTAGTTCGCGCCGAGTCCGTTGCCGGTCAACTCCGCATCGATCTTCTCAAGGCGGTCCAGGGACAGGAACACGTAGGCTGACTCGTCGGCGCGAGCCTGGAGTTGGGTCAGTGTCGCGAGGGTTTCCTCCGGCACCGGAACTGTCCGCTCGCTGTACGACTTCGAGGTCCATTCGAGGATGCGGAACTCGCCGCGGTCGGGCACTGTGAAGGCCCCCGGACGCTTCGCGGCGACCCGGACAGTGCCTCGTTCGAAATCGACGTCCTGCCAAAGCAGGTTGAGCAGTTCGCCCTTGCGGAGCCCGCTGGTGACGGCGAGCTGCACGAATGAGCGGAGCCAGATGTCTGATGCACAGTCGAGCATGGCCCCGACTTCGGCCGCTGTGAACACCCTCTTGGCCCGTGACTGAGTCCTCGGCATCCGGATCTTGGCGAGGGGGTTCTCGTGCAGGAACCCATACTCGATCGCGCGGTTGAACATGGCCTTGAGTGTTCGGAGCGTCTTGGCGAGCGTCGCCGGCGCACAGCCCCGCTCTTCGATGACATACCGCTTGATTCGGCCGACCGATGCCTGATTGATCGCGGTCAGCCGAGTGTTCTCCCCAAGTGCCTTCTTCGCGTGCATGCCGGCGTGACGAATGCTCTCCAGCGTGTCCCGCTTCAGGTCGAGCGCGACAGCGTCGAGGTCGTGCTCGATGAAGGCGGCGAGCGTGATCTCCCGGGGCTTGTCTCTCGGCGTTTGCCCCGCGTTGATCTTGGCTTCCTTCTCCCGGCGCACGGACTCGGCCGCGTTTCGAGTCATCTTGCCGACGGTGCCGATCGACTCGGAGTACCGCTTGCCGTCGGTGCCATACCAACGGAGCGTCCAGTACTGGGTTCGGCCGTCCTTGTTCTCACGCGTTCGCTTCTGGAGTTGGACTCGGATCATCGCTGGTCCTCAGGCTATCGGGATCCGCCCTCCTGATCCACGTCCGAGGCGGACGGGCGGCGGTATCGCTCGGTCTGCTCGATCACGAACCGATGCAGCTCGGCACGTGCGAATCGGTTGCTTCTGCCCACGCGACAGGGTCGGATGCGGCCGGCTTTGACCAGGTACTCAAGTGACTTGAGGGCGTCGGCCATGTCGCGATCGCCCTCATCGAGCCTGAGGTAGACGACCGCCTCCTGTGCGGTCATCAATGTCGGCGCAACACGTGGCGGCTCCGTCGGCAGCCATTCGGTGGAGCCGAGGTGGGCGAGGTGTCCCCGTGCCTCGGTCATGCGGGCCACCGTTTGCTGCGTCGGAAGAAGGCGGCGCGAGACCAGTTGGTCGACCTCGGAGGCTTGCCTCGGAAGATCACGATCGCTGAGGGGAATGGTGCCGAGTTGCTCGCGTCGCCGAAGCGAAGCCTTCCACGAACGAATCTGATCTCGTCGGCATGCACGATGTCGGCGTGCCACCACGAGGTATCCGTGCGTGCTGGGATGAGGCAGACCACTGTGGCGCCGCACGCCGCGCTCTCACGCGCCTTACGGACCCACTGGCCGATCTCGCGACCATACGGCGGGTTCATCCAACACACGCCGGACCAGTCTTGATCGAGGCCGTTCTCACGTTTCGTGAAGTACGCGTTGCACTTGGCGTTCGCCTTCGTCGCGCATACGTCGAGCGTGAAGCCAAACTCCGCGTCGAGCTCTGCGAAGAGATGGTCCGGAGTGGCCCAGAGGTCGGTCTCAGAACTGAAGTGGACGGACATTCTTGCCATCGTGCTTCTCCGTGTCAGCGGACATGTGAACAGTGCTGGGAAAAAGGGGGCCGACTACGCGTCGGTGCCCGCTCGGGTGGTCCTGGGGACTGGAAGGCCGCCTCGAACAGTGAAGTCGTCGGGAGAGGTGGCGTCTGTGCGCAAAAGGCGCTGCTGGAAACGCGGCGGGAGCACCGGCCGGCCGTCGGGCAAGCGGAGCTCGGTCAATCGATGCACCATCGCGGCAAGTGACACTTCAAAGGCGGTCGTGAGCCGGGGAAGCACGCGGTGCCGCCAAAGCCATTCGGACTCGCTGCAATCCTCTGAGAGAATGACGGTGCAGACAAAGGGGTCGAGATCGAAGTAGTTCAACGCTTGAGTGACCGAGGGCATCACATGGTCCAGAGGCATCAGGAATGCCGCGGCGAACCGGTCGGCCTGCCGCTCGATCTGCAGCGGTGAGCCCGGACCGACTGTTGCCGTCTCGTGGAAGCTGGTTCGAATGCTGCCGTGCAACCTGAAGTGGCCCAGTTCGTGTGCCGCTGTGAACCGGAGACGAGCCGGTGACTTCAACAGAGTCTCGCTCACGAGGATCTCATTCGACTCGATGAACGTCGCGCCGAGCACGTCGGGTCCGTACGCCGAGAGGTCGGAGATTCCATACTGGATACCCAGCGGATGCTCGATCCAACGCTCTACCGGGACCGGAAGAGCAACGCTGTCCGCTCCGAGTTGTTCGACGCACTCTTCGATGCACTCACGAGCCGCCTGCTCGACCCGGCGAACCGTCGGACTCGGCTCAAGCTGCACATTGATGCCGCTCACCGAGCACCTCCTTGGGGCTCACCACCGTCTGCTCTTCGCTTCGCTTCGGCGATGAGCGCATCCCAGTCCTCAGCCGACAGGCTCCTGGCGGTGCGGAGGAACTCGGGGACCTTGGCCGCAGACGTCGCGTCTTGCGTTGCGATCTCACCGACGACGGCATCCGGTCGCTGCCAGCCCGCGCGGAGGATCGCCTCATCGATGCGGTAAACCTGAGCGATTCGGAGCAAGAGGGCTTCCGACGGGGTCCTTCGGCCCTTCTCGAGATCGGTGATGTAGGCTGGGGCGACGTCCAGGATCCGGGCGACATCGCGGAGTCCCAAATCGAGGACTTCGATCCGCTGTTTCCGGAGCACGTCGCCGATGGCGGGTGAGTTCTGCTGTGAGCGTTCTGCGGGCACGCGAAACTCCCTGTGTACGCTGACATGTTAACAGCCATTCTCGGTCCAGGCAAGCGTCAATCGTCTGGAATTCGAGTACGGGTCCTGATAGGATCGGCCGTCGCCTCGGGAGGGGCGATGGCGTCGTCCTGACGCCGACGCTTACAGCGTCGTCAGAACGAGGCAGCACACCCGGTAAACCAGCGCCAACTGGCTAAGGGCGAGGACTTCATCAACCTCGGCGTGCTGTTCTCGTAGAGCCGGATGCGTGGAGACGCGCTTGTCCGGTTCGACGGAGGCTCGTCAGCGTAATCCCCTCCCGCCACGGCATATGCCCGTGAGTCTGCGAGGGAGTAATCCTGGCGTTCGATCCGATGGTCGCGTCCGGTGAGGCCGGGCGACAGGGACACACGAAGGGCTGGGTATAGCAATGCGTTGCCGCTCTTCGCCGTGATGGATCGAAGCGGGTGTGAATCCCGTCCGTGGGGCTCGGTCTACGGGCGAAGGCCTAAGACCGTTCAACGCGGCTGGCGTGGGGAGCTCTCGAACTGGTGACAGTCGGGACCGCGTCCGTGACCGGACGCGGCGATCGGCCGAAACAGCCGACGGTGAAAAGCTCAACCATGAGAGGCCCGAAAGGGCTTGCCAGTGAGTCTTGACAGAGACGGTGCCGAACCGCGAAGAACCGTTGCCGACGGGTAGAGGGGAGCTTTCGGTTTCTGCCCCTCGAAATCCGAGTGTTCAACTCGGGAAACTATGCCGTTGCGGGAGCACGGACATACGGCAAGGGTCCGCCGGGTCACACCGGCTAGCGACGTGACTGTCAACACGAAGACCATCATTAACCTGGGAACCTCTGCGGCCGCCGGGGTGATGCCCGGTGCCTGACGCTCGCAAGAGTTGGTCAGTCAGGTGCTTGAAACGCCGCAGAGGGGGAGTGTGCTCCAAGTAGAAGCCGGCTCGAAGCCGGGCGGAATCCGCTGCAAGGCAGTGGCGGGTCGTTCGCGCGCTCCGGGTGGCACCGGAGGGTCTTGCGACGACGAAAGGAGCGACGAGATGACTCGTTCTGACGATCGCAGACGCTCGGGGGAGGAGACTCCCCCGGCGTCGATCGACGAGTCGGGTAATGCGGCCAGGCCTGACCGATTCGGGAGAATCGGTTGGGCGTGGCGGCGAACGGACGGCTCGTGCATCGGCAAGACTGTAAAGGGTGCTCGATGCACGGCCAGGGGTTCGACTCGCCGGCCCGCTATGGATTGGGGACGGCCTATTGGGAAACCGATAGGCCGGTACACCACCCAGTCAGCGGGCCAAGCGAGTCACACGAGAGGAGGTATTCCAGAGGTTTGCAGGCTTCGAGGGATGTGCCATGAACATCCCTCATCTTGGAGCGAGTACTCGTTCGCTGAAGCAGTGCCATTAACCCACCAGATTGGTGGGCATGTACAAGTGCGTCGCGACATCGATCGAAGGCTTCGTCCAGCAGGTGGCGTGCAGCTACCTGGTGCATGGCTATTTGTTCTATGTCCGCGGCGTTGTGCCTGGGTACAAGGATCCAATCGCTGTGGATGCCAAGCTCATTGAGAAGTACGCCGTGGATATGTCGAAGTGGGCTCGGTCCGTCGATGCCACGAATGGCGTTGCCCGGATGCAGTACATCCGGCACAAGCGGACCTTCCTACTCATGGCTACCCACGGGACGCACCGCTTCTTCGATGATGAGCGCGGCTCAATGAGAGACGCGAGGAAGTCACCCATCAAGTACGGTGGCTACAGCATCAGCTACCGGCGCGGGCAGGATGGAAAGTACCATCCGCATGTCCGTATCGAGCGGGGGCAGCTCGCTATACTCAAGCAGCACTTCCGGCAGTTGGCACTGCGGACATCAACCGATGCGATTGCTCGGGAATTCGCTGATTTGCCGTTCGAGCCATACGCACCAATTCGACGGCAGCTGTTCGAGTTGCTCAGAGCCACGAACCGGATCAGGAAGCAGCACGCCCATCCCGAGGTGCCAGCGCAAGCACTGCGCATGCGCCGCCGTGTCGTCTCGCCGTTCTCTTGAAACGCCCGTGGTTCGGCTCCAGATGCCCTGGCGCTGCGTGCGCCTATCGAGTACAATCGCTCCTCTGCCTGAGGACCTGCCACGATGACTTCGCGACCAACTCCACACAGCACCATCGGACTCTTTGCCGGCATTGGCGGCATCGAACTCGGGCTGGAACGAGCCGGTTTTCAACCGGAGCTGTTGTGCGAGTTCATGCCTGAGGCTAGATCTGTGCTTCAGCGCCGCTTTGTGGATGTCTCAATTGCGAGGGATATTCGCGAACTCGTGTCTCGTCCAAACTATCGGCTCCCGGATGCGGAGGTCGTCGCGGCCGGTTTTCCGTGCCAGGACCTCAGTCAGTGTGGTCGAACGAGGGGCATTCGCGGCGAGAAGTCTGGGCTAGTCGATTGTGTGTTGGAACTGCTCGGAAGACGCAAGCGCGGGCCGAAATGGCTGGTGATCGAGAACGTCCCGTTCATGTTGCGACTTCAGCGCGGGCAAGCGATGCGGTATCTGACGCGATCACTGGAGTCCCTGGGGTTCGACTGGGCGTATCGAGTCGTCAATGCTCGTGCCTTCGGCCTGCCGCAGCGGAGGGAACGAGTCATCTTGGTGGCCTCGCGCACCGAGGATCCTCGAGAAGTCCTGTTTGCGGACGAGGCTGGTCCGCGCCCCGATGATGTAGAATTGGACGATCGTCCCCGTGGGTTCTACTGGACGGAGGGTAACCGGGGTTTGGGATGGGCAGTGGATGCCGTGCCAACGCTCAAGGCCGGCTCCACAGTTGGCATCCCATCTCCGCCCGCGATATGGCTTCCTGCGTTCGACCTGGTAGTGACCCCGACGATCGAGGACGCCGAGGCCATGCAGGGTCTTCCGCGAGGCTGGACG
The sequence above is a segment of the Phycisphaerales bacterium genome. Coding sequences within it:
- a CDS encoding helix-turn-helix domain-containing protein, producing MTEARGHLAHLGSTEWLPTEPPRVAPTLMTAQEAVVYLRLDEGDRDMADALKSLEYLVKAGRIRPCRVGRSNRFARAELHRFVIEQTERYRRPSASDVDQEGGSR
- a CDS encoding phage N-6-adenine-methyltransferase, whose amino-acid sequence is MARMSVHFSSETDLWATPDHLFAELDAEFGFTLDVCATKANAKCNAYFTKRENGLDQDWSGVCWMNPPYGREIGQWVRKARESAACGATVVCLIPARTDTSWWHADIVHADEIRFVRGRLRFGDASNSAPFPSAIVIFRGKPPRSTNWSRAAFFRRSKRWPA
- a CDS encoding helix-turn-helix domain-containing protein — its product is MPAERSQQNSPAIGDVLRKQRIEVLDLGLRDVARILDVAPAYITDLEKGRRTPSEALLLRIAQVYRIDEAILRAGWQRPDAVVGEIATQDATSAAKVPEFLRTARSLSAEDWDALIAEAKRRADGGEPQGGAR
- a CDS encoding ImmA/IrrE family metallo-endopeptidase; the encoded protein is MSGINVQLEPSPTVRRVEQAARECIEECVEQLGADSVALPVPVERWIEHPLGIQYGISDLSAYGPDVLGATFIESNEILVSETLLKSPARLRFTAAHELGHFRLHGSIRTSFHETATVGPGSPLQIERQADRFAAAFLMPLDHVMPSVTQALNYFDLDPFVCTVILSEDCSESEWLWRHRVLPRLTTAFEVSLAAMVHRLTELRLPDGRPVLPPRFQQRLLRTDATSPDDFTVRGGLPVPRTTRAGTDA